Proteins from a single region of Deltaproteobacteria bacterium:
- a CDS encoding ABC transporter permease encodes MAKQEDLALGTGGVATPDADPSQGPRKTSSVFSEAGWDVALRVGSIFALIIAWWAMGLFFPPALIPRPWETFGEVGVIIKTGEFYHHMGNTLWRVFVGFGLAMVVSTPLGIIMGSFRNQESFFEPPVILGLTMPGLIWALLMLMVFGIKEISAYLAVAVTISPMLTISIWQGTKSIDKDLIDMSTAFRASVYSKLVDVILPQLVSHILAAIRYGLGLAWKVIVLVEGFGFSNGVGYQVMHQFDLFSVKGVLAWAITFLIVMIFLEFGVVGVLERSVTRWRPRVEAWRR; translated from the coding sequence ATGGCGAAACAGGAGGATTTGGCGCTGGGGACAGGGGGGGTGGCCACACCAGACGCGGACCCGTCCCAGGGGCCGCGGAAAACCTCCTCCGTCTTTAGCGAGGCGGGTTGGGACGTCGCTCTCCGCGTAGGCTCCATCTTCGCGCTCATCATTGCATGGTGGGCGATGGGCCTCTTCTTCCCGCCCGCGCTGATACCGAGGCCGTGGGAAACCTTCGGCGAGGTAGGCGTCATCATCAAGACGGGCGAGTTCTATCACCACATGGGCAACACGCTTTGGCGCGTGTTCGTCGGCTTCGGCCTTGCCATGGTGGTGAGCACGCCCCTCGGGATCATCATGGGGAGCTTTCGCAATCAGGAGAGCTTCTTCGAGCCTCCGGTGATCCTCGGCCTCACCATGCCGGGCCTTATCTGGGCGCTGCTGATGCTCATGGTCTTCGGCATCAAGGAGATCAGCGCCTACCTCGCGGTGGCCGTGACCATCTCTCCCATGCTCACCATCAGCATCTGGCAGGGGACCAAGTCCATCGACAAGGATTTGATCGACATGAGCACGGCGTTCCGCGCCAGCGTGTATTCCAAGCTGGTGGACGTGATCCTGCCGCAGTTGGTGTCGCATATCCTCGCCGCCATCCGGTACGGTCTGGGGCTGGCGTGGAAGGTGATCGTGCTGGTCGAAGGGTTCGGCTTCAGCAACGGTGTCGGCTATCAGGTCATGCACCAATTCGACCTCTTCTCGGTGAAGGGGGTGCTGGCCTGGGCCATCACGTTCCTGATCGTGATGATCTTCCTTGAGTTCGGTGTGGTGGGTGTGCTGGAGCGCAGCGTCACCCGCTGGCGGCCGCGCGTCGAGGCTTGGAGGCGGTAG
- a CDS encoding Rieske 2Fe-2S domain-containing protein encodes MRSAYGLKIPDIDPELTRVGPGTPCGELMRRYWQPVCQSADLGDLPKRIRILGEDLVAFRDGQGRPGLLFFRCSHRGTSLEYGRVERDGLRCCYHGWLYDVEGRILDMPLEPPDSTVKDHIWHPAYPVQEYGGLLFAYMGPLEKMPLLPRYDVLEAEGGTLKARFGPRVGGAQDCNWLQSEENLMDALHAVWLHTVHSGAQFPTQAHSTLPERLVYEETDLGIRFVMTRRMEDGRWADVIWENIMPLNVHLTYTDEPVTEKVDRVSFCVPVDDTHQLGASIRWVPDGTDTWELSGREKLAPAGRGPRNYEYSQRYPDDKEAQESQGEIVLHAMERHVSSDEGVLLFRKILKTAIDDVKAGKDPKGIIRDHEKAACVATTSGAIVYAERPAHVA; translated from the coding sequence ATGCGCAGCGCCTACGGTCTCAAGATTCCCGACATAGACCCCGAACTCACCCGCGTGGGACCGGGTACGCCCTGCGGCGAGTTGATGCGACGTTACTGGCAACCGGTGTGCCAGTCCGCCGACCTCGGCGACCTGCCCAAACGCATCCGCATCCTGGGCGAAGACCTGGTGGCGTTCCGGGACGGACAAGGGCGCCCGGGGCTGCTCTTCTTCCGCTGCAGCCACAGGGGCACCTCGCTGGAGTACGGGCGGGTGGAACGGGACGGGCTGCGCTGCTGCTACCACGGCTGGCTCTACGACGTGGAGGGCCGCATCCTTGACATGCCGCTGGAGCCGCCCGACAGCACGGTCAAGGACCACATCTGGCACCCCGCCTACCCGGTGCAGGAGTACGGCGGGCTGCTGTTCGCCTATATGGGGCCGCTGGAGAAGATGCCGCTGCTGCCCCGCTACGACGTGCTGGAGGCGGAGGGAGGCACGCTGAAGGCGCGCTTCGGCCCCCGGGTGGGCGGAGCCCAGGACTGCAACTGGCTCCAAAGCGAGGAGAACCTCATGGACGCGCTCCATGCGGTGTGGCTGCACACGGTGCACAGCGGCGCCCAGTTCCCCACCCAGGCCCATTCCACCTTGCCGGAGCGGCTGGTTTACGAGGAGACCGACCTGGGCATCCGCTTCGTCATGACCCGCAGGATGGAAGACGGACGCTGGGCCGACGTCATCTGGGAAAACATCATGCCGCTCAACGTTCACCTGACCTACACGGACGAGCCGGTGACGGAGAAGGTGGACCGGGTGTCCTTCTGCGTCCCCGTGGACGACACCCATCAACTCGGCGCCAGCATCCGCTGGGTGCCGGACGGGACCGACACCTGGGAGCTGTCCGGCCGCGAGAAGCTCGCCCCGGCGGGCCGCGGTCCCCGTAACTACGAGTACAGCCAGCGCTATCCCGACGACAAGGAGGCCCAGGAGAGCCAGGGCGAGATCGTGTTGCACGCCATGGAACGCCACGTCAGCTCGGACGAAGGGGTGCTGCTGTTCCGGAAGATCCTCAAGACCGCCATCGACGACGTCAAGGCCGGGAAGGATCCCAAGGGGATCATCCGCGATCACGAGAAAGCCGCGTGCGTTGCCACCACGTCCGGCGCCATCGTGTACGCGGAGCGGCCCGCGCACGTGGCGTGA
- a CDS encoding tripartite tricarboxylate transporter substrate-binding protein has protein sequence MNYRLVSVAVWACLVLLVSGSPRAEAETPYSKGTRIRLIIPFSPGGGTDVYGRVVARHLSRHIAGNPAIIVQNMPGAGGTIAFNFLHHSAKPDGRTLGVSSSGTLTRQQLGYKGARYDLAKMPIISVAGFGLITYVGAHVGARSLGELLKLNLGRPLVMADTSRESSTAIRRTVVFKAILKDVASKQVYGYPGYSDVAAAIQRGEADISGMTAPGFNATVRPAVEEGKAFVLYHSGLLDAQGNIIRDPAAAEFPTFEEEYRKVFGKSPSGIAWEAFKSLVVAGGNFEKGLFAPPGTPKATIDLLADAAGKMLQDPKYIADAKKIFGARIKTFVGADAAKILAGAMNASPEVQSFLKELLKKS, from the coding sequence ATGAACTATCGCCTGGTGTCGGTCGCTGTTTGGGCGTGTCTTGTGCTGTTGGTTTCCGGTTCGCCACGCGCGGAGGCGGAGACGCCGTACAGCAAGGGAACGCGAATCCGTCTGATCATCCCGTTTTCCCCCGGAGGCGGCACGGACGTGTATGGCCGGGTGGTGGCGCGGCATCTTAGCCGCCACATTGCGGGCAACCCCGCCATCATCGTCCAGAACATGCCCGGAGCCGGCGGCACCATCGCCTTCAACTTCCTCCACCACTCCGCCAAGCCGGACGGGCGGACCCTGGGGGTGTCGTCCAGCGGCACCCTGACCCGACAGCAGCTCGGCTACAAGGGCGCCCGCTACGACCTCGCGAAGATGCCGATCATCTCGGTAGCCGGGTTCGGCCTCATCACTTATGTCGGGGCACATGTGGGAGCACGCAGCCTGGGAGAACTGCTCAAGCTGAACCTGGGCAGGCCCCTGGTGATGGCGGATACCTCCCGGGAGTCGTCCACCGCGATCAGGCGTACCGTCGTTTTCAAGGCCATCCTGAAGGATGTTGCCAGCAAGCAGGTCTACGGCTATCCGGGGTATTCAGATGTCGCGGCGGCCATACAGCGTGGCGAGGCCGACATCTCCGGCATGACCGCGCCGGGCTTCAACGCGACGGTGCGGCCCGCCGTGGAGGAGGGCAAAGCGTTCGTCCTGTACCATTCCGGTTTGCTGGACGCTCAGGGGAACATCATTCGCGACCCTGCCGCGGCGGAGTTCCCCACGTTTGAGGAGGAGTACCGCAAGGTCTTCGGCAAATCGCCTTCGGGCATCGCATGGGAGGCGTTCAAGTCCCTGGTGGTCGCGGGGGGCAACTTCGAAAAGGGTCTGTTCGCACCTCCCGGGACTCCCAAGGCAACGATAGATTTGTTGGCCGATGCCGCCGGAAAAATGCTGCAGGATCCGAAGTACATCGCGGACGCAAAGAAGATATTCGGCGCACGCATCAAGACCTTCGTCGGCGCGGATGCCGCGAAGATACTCGCCGGCGCCATGAACGCATCTCCGGAAGTACAGTCCTTCCTCAAGGAACTGCTGAAGAAGAGTTAG
- a CDS encoding putative DNA binding domain-containing protein, producing the protein MLCFKPDGGGRANGRDARMTPEQISALVASGESETLELKATTRTRREAAATVCAMLNRRGGYVLFGVTPEGSIVGQQVSERTLEEVSAEIQRIDPPAFPEIERVRVSRNLEVVAIRVSRGASPPYQYRGASYRRVGNTTRTMSVDEYNRMLFERMHNERRWENQPATGWTVDDLDTVEIRNTVAEAVRIGRLNEPGSREPEELLRGLGLIREGVLFRAAAALFGNAERLESEMPQCLLRVARFRGLDRSEFLDNRQFNGNAFTLLASAERFLRDTLPIASRFESGRIQRIDEPLYPPLATREALANALCHCDYAMGGGSLGLAVYDDRLEVTSTGPLHFGLTPDNLFGPHESRPWNPLIARTFYRRGIIEEWGRGTLRMADLATAAGLPRPEIEEHGDCVTVRFRRSGYVPLRRSGDDLIRRREAILALLDDAEDGLALRDIAAGLVSDATERQVKRALAGLRDRGLARSNGRGLAARWRRIRSGESE; encoded by the coding sequence TTGCTGTGCTTCAAGCCTGACGGCGGCGGCCGGGCCAACGGCAGGGATGCGCGCATGACCCCTGAGCAGATTTCGGCGCTCGTTGCATCCGGCGAATCCGAGACGCTGGAGTTGAAGGCCACGACGAGAACGCGACGCGAGGCGGCAGCGACCGTGTGCGCCATGCTCAATCGGCGCGGTGGATACGTGTTGTTCGGCGTCACGCCAGAAGGCAGCATCGTGGGCCAGCAGGTGAGCGAACGGACGCTGGAGGAGGTAAGCGCCGAGATCCAACGGATAGATCCGCCGGCGTTTCCAGAGATCGAGAGAGTCCGAGTGTCCAGGAACTTGGAGGTGGTCGCGATCCGCGTGAGTCGGGGCGCTTCGCCGCCGTATCAATACCGTGGAGCCTCCTATCGGCGCGTGGGGAACACGACACGGACCATGTCGGTCGACGAATACAACCGGATGCTCTTCGAGCGCATGCACAACGAGCGACGCTGGGAAAACCAGCCCGCCACCGGATGGACTGTCGACGACCTGGACACGGTGGAAATCCGCAATACTGTGGCGGAGGCAGTGCGGATTGGTCGGTTGAACGAACCCGGCAGTCGGGAACCCGAGGAGTTGCTGCGCGGTTTGGGTCTGATTCGCGAAGGCGTCCTCTTTCGGGCGGCAGCAGCGCTCTTCGGGAATGCCGAGCGGCTGGAAAGCGAGATGCCGCAGTGCCTGCTCCGTGTGGCTCGTTTCCGAGGGCTCGATCGATCGGAGTTCCTGGACAATCGCCAGTTCAATGGCAACGCCTTCACGCTCCTGGCAAGCGCGGAACGCTTTCTGCGTGATACCCTCCCCATCGCTAGCCGGTTCGAGTCAGGCCGCATCCAGCGCATCGACGAACCTCTTTACCCGCCTTTGGCTACACGGGAAGCGCTCGCGAACGCGCTGTGTCATTGCGACTACGCGATGGGCGGCGGCTCCCTTGGTCTCGCAGTGTACGACGACCGCCTGGAGGTGACGTCGACGGGTCCGCTGCACTTCGGGCTGACTCCCGATAATCTGTTCGGGCCGCACGAGTCGAGGCCTTGGAATCCGCTCATCGCTCGCACGTTCTATCGGCGCGGTATCATCGAGGAGTGGGGCCGCGGTACGCTCAGGATGGCTGATTTGGCTACGGCCGCTGGCTTGCCCCGACCCGAGATCGAGGAACATGGCGATTGCGTGACGGTGCGCTTCCGGCGTTCCGGCTATGTGCCGCTCAGACGCAGCGGGGACGACCTGATCAGGCGGCGAGAGGCGATTTTGGCACTGCTGGATGACGCGGAGGATGGCTTGGCGTTGCGCGACATTGCTGCCGGTTTGGTATCTGATGCCACCGAACGGCAGGTTAAGCGAGCCTTGGCGGGGTTGCGTGATCGTGGTTTGGCGAGGTCAAATGGGCGTGGACTGGCGGCCCGGTGGAGGCGAATTCGGTCTGGAGAAAGCGAATAG
- a CDS encoding class I fructose-bisphosphate aldolase: MTERVREVLSWYGSDNPGTLTNLARMLNHGRLGGTGKFVILPVDQGFEHGPARSFAPNPAGYDPRYHFELALDAGCNAYAAPLGFLEAGAREFAGEVPLILKVNNHDLLNDERDPTQAVTSSVEDALRLGCVAVGFTVYPGSEHRFGMYEQIREIAREAKRNGLAVVIWSYPRGSGLSKAGEAALDVCAYAAQIAAQLGAHIIKVKFPGENVEQDAARKVYEKEGVPIADPADRIRHVVQSAFDGRRIVIFSGGPATTDEALLAEIRAIHQGGGFGSIIGRNSFQRRKPDALALLDKVMRIYAGESV, encoded by the coding sequence ATGACGGAGAGAGTAAGAGAGGTTCTGAGCTGGTACGGAAGCGACAATCCCGGGACCTTGACCAATCTGGCCCGGATGCTGAACCACGGCCGCCTCGGCGGCACCGGCAAGTTCGTAATCCTGCCCGTGGACCAGGGCTTCGAGCACGGGCCGGCGCGGAGCTTCGCCCCGAATCCGGCGGGTTATGACCCGCGCTACCACTTTGAGCTGGCGCTGGACGCGGGCTGCAACGCGTACGCGGCGCCGCTGGGCTTTCTCGAGGCCGGCGCACGCGAGTTCGCCGGCGAGGTCCCGCTCATCCTCAAGGTAAACAACCACGACCTGCTGAACGACGAACGGGACCCGACGCAGGCGGTCACCTCCAGCGTGGAGGACGCCTTGCGCCTGGGCTGCGTGGCCGTGGGCTTCACGGTCTATCCCGGCTCCGAGCACCGCTTCGGGATGTACGAGCAGATCCGCGAAATCGCTCGGGAGGCCAAGCGCAACGGCCTGGCGGTGGTGATCTGGTCCTATCCGCGGGGTTCCGGGCTCAGCAAGGCGGGCGAGGCAGCCTTGGACGTATGCGCCTACGCGGCGCAGATCGCCGCCCAGCTCGGTGCCCACATCATCAAGGTGAAGTTCCCCGGTGAGAACGTCGAGCAGGACGCGGCGCGCAAGGTCTACGAGAAGGAAGGCGTGCCCATCGCCGATCCCGCGGACCGGATCCGCCACGTGGTCCAGTCCGCCTTCGATGGCCGCCGTATCGTCATCTTCTCCGGCGGCCCCGCCACCACCGACGAGGCGCTGCTGGCGGAGATCCGCGCCATCCACCAGGGCGGCGGTTTCGGCTCCATCATCGGCCGGAACTCGTTCCAACGGCGCAAGCCGGACGCCCTCGCACTGCTCGACAAGGTCATGCGCATCTATGCCGGAGAGTCGGTCTGA
- a CDS encoding permease gives MDGGFWFMFGASIVVGVFVLYSYGAHRALEGLSSGGQLLMATLPKMIFAFTVAGLIQVILPTDLISEWIGEGSGLKGLLIGTVAGTLTPGGPMMHFPIVASLLHSGAGSGPIIAYLTAWSLLGLHRVVIWEIPILGFEISAVRFVASLALPPLVGFVGSYLFHSLPTRLPGP, from the coding sequence ATGGACGGCGGCTTTTGGTTCATGTTCGGGGCCAGCATCGTCGTCGGCGTGTTCGTGCTCTATTCCTACGGCGCGCACAGGGCGCTGGAAGGCCTGTCGAGCGGGGGCCAGCTTCTCATGGCCACGCTTCCCAAGATGATCTTCGCCTTCACCGTGGCGGGCCTGATCCAGGTCATCCTCCCTACCGACCTGATCTCGGAGTGGATCGGCGAGGGCTCCGGACTCAAAGGGCTCCTGATCGGCACGGTGGCGGGCACCCTCACCCCCGGCGGGCCGATGATGCACTTTCCCATCGTCGCGTCGCTGCTGCACTCCGGCGCCGGCTCCGGTCCCATCATCGCCTACCTGACCGCGTGGTCCCTGCTCGGGCTCCATCGCGTCGTGATATGGGAGATACCCATCCTGGGCTTCGAGATATCGGCGGTGCGTTTCGTGGCGAGCCTGGCGCTGCCGCCGCTGGTGGGTTTCGTGGGATCGTATCTCTTCCACAGCCTGCCGACCCGGCTTCCCGGACCGTGA
- a CDS encoding rhodanese-like domain-containing protein, giving the protein MSHSTIDPSILQALLASDEPYACIDVRERGEFARAQIAGTSPVNRGTLELRLPVMVPDTRVPVVVLCDDGNRSALAAETLERMGYGDVRVLAGGVEAWQRQGLPVRSGWGVHGKEYGERVAHGGDVTHMNAPELARRRAAGDDLVVVDVRSREEYLRGHVPDTYHIPGGNLLVDAPRLPLRDGTTLVVSCAGRTRGILGAKLLHDNGFDNVYALENGVMGWFLSGHDIAEGPGREVPAPASATRVARIQRATDALASTAAVRRSTLETFRGVYDSDQAFYLLDVRLPEEFQAGHVPRAISLPLGQMALAHENFLAVRAAPVFLISDDDLRPVWAASLLQQLGFRDVSVLEGGLQRWRDAGLPLEQGVPELAVFGLDEAHARTRFTDAAGLQAHLDASGLALDVRSIGEYGFAHIPGTRWLPRGRLELDIEATAPDKDAALVMVCDNAIRSTLAAGTLRELGYARVQVLEGGTRAWESTGRNLEDGLEGTGVSTEDAQADFGHSVWTGALGKSREDMERYLSWEIDLVKDDPADSPS; this is encoded by the coding sequence TTGAGCCATTCCACTATCGACCCCTCGATTTTGCAGGCTTTGCTCGCTTCGGATGAACCCTACGCCTGCATCGACGTACGCGAACGCGGCGAGTTCGCCCGCGCGCAGATCGCCGGGACCAGTCCCGTAAACCGGGGTACACTGGAGCTGCGGCTGCCCGTGATGGTGCCGGACACACGTGTTCCGGTGGTGGTGTTGTGCGACGACGGGAACCGTAGCGCGCTAGCCGCCGAGACCCTGGAACGCATGGGCTACGGCGACGTCAGGGTACTGGCCGGCGGGGTCGAGGCGTGGCAACGGCAAGGGCTGCCGGTGCGTTCGGGATGGGGCGTGCACGGCAAGGAGTACGGCGAGCGCGTGGCGCACGGCGGCGACGTCACCCACATGAACGCGCCGGAACTGGCCCGCCGGCGCGCGGCCGGGGACGACTTGGTGGTGGTGGACGTGCGCTCGCGCGAAGAGTACCTGCGCGGCCACGTTCCCGACACCTACCACATTCCCGGCGGCAATCTGCTGGTGGACGCGCCGCGTCTGCCGCTCAGGGACGGCACCACGCTGGTGGTGAGTTGCGCCGGCCGCACCCGCGGCATCCTCGGTGCCAAACTGCTGCACGACAACGGCTTCGACAATGTCTACGCCTTGGAGAACGGCGTCATGGGCTGGTTCCTGTCCGGGCACGACATCGCCGAGGGTCCGGGCCGGGAGGTGCCCGCGCCGGCCTCGGCAACACGTGTCGCGCGCATCCAACGGGCAACCGACGCCCTCGCCTCGACCGCGGCGGTGCGCCGGAGCACGCTGGAAACGTTTCGCGGCGTCTACGACTCCGACCAAGCCTTCTATCTCCTGGACGTGCGCTTGCCGGAAGAGTTCCAGGCCGGCCACGTTCCCCGCGCCATCTCGCTCCCGCTGGGGCAGATGGCCCTGGCCCATGAGAACTTCCTCGCCGTGCGCGCCGCCCCGGTGTTCCTGATCTCCGACGACGACCTGCGGCCGGTGTGGGCGGCGTCGCTGCTGCAGCAGCTCGGCTTCCGCGACGTGTCGGTCCTGGAGGGCGGCCTGCAGCGGTGGCGGGACGCCGGCCTGCCCCTTGAACAGGGCGTGCCGGAGCTTGCCGTCTTCGGACTCGATGAAGCGCACGCCCGGACCCGCTTCACCGACGCCGCCGGTCTCCAGGCGCACCTGGACGCATCCGGTCTCGCCCTCGACGTACGCAGCATCGGCGAATACGGATTCGCCCATATTCCCGGAACGCGCTGGCTTCCCCGCGGACGCCTGGAACTCGACATCGAGGCCACCGCGCCGGACAAGGACGCGGCGCTGGTGATGGTGTGCGACAACGCGATCCGTTCCACGCTGGCGGCGGGGACTCTGCGGGAACTCGGGTATGCCAGGGTCCAGGTGCTCGAAGGCGGGACTCGGGCGTGGGAGAGCACGGGCCGCAACCTCGAAGACGGTCTGGAAGGCACGGGCGTGTCCACCGAGGACGCGCAGGCCGACTTCGGTCACAGCGTGTGGACCGGTGCCCTGGGCAAGTCCCGTGAGGACATGGAACGCTACCTGTCGTGGGAGATCGATCTCGTCAAGGACGATCCGGCGGATTCGCCTTCGTAA
- a CDS encoding ABC transporter substrate-binding protein: MMIARMKRFRLLVLAAGLFLFAPGLSVPALGADLPEVDFGLPSGGVFGLGGQYMIDKKLDRKHGFIAKPRWGGVANVERLIAIGAIPVGLATVESALRANMKGIPLKLVQPYMRTMHNYILVRKDSPYKSINDLKGKSIAVPREVTSAYNLFDFMMRKQGVSIEKDFQLKKLGAAGIIAVMEKGEVEAALHWEAHVTRMLATGKYRSIAKLGDVITEVLNKDIHMFGWVGAQEAWAKKNPGVVGKIRAAWQEMIAGVQNDPEHFRKYAKKIFGLEGKEVVDLGYERVRPFLLPADFKWPNPKSLANQKQYLKDGIALGIFPKEAEAQIDGLFVP, encoded by the coding sequence ATGATGATTGCAAGAATGAAGCGGTTTCGTCTACTGGTCTTGGCCGCGGGGTTGTTCCTGTTCGCTCCGGGTCTGTCGGTTCCGGCCCTCGGCGCGGACCTGCCCGAGGTGGATTTCGGTCTGCCCTCCGGCGGCGTGTTCGGCTTGGGGGGCCAGTACATGATCGACAAGAAGCTGGACCGCAAGCACGGCTTCATCGCCAAGCCCCGTTGGGGCGGAGTGGCCAACGTCGAGCGTCTCATCGCCATCGGCGCCATCCCGGTGGGTCTGGCCACCGTGGAGTCCGCGCTGCGCGCGAACATGAAGGGCATCCCCCTCAAGCTGGTGCAGCCCTACATGAGGACGATGCACAACTACATCCTGGTGCGCAAGGATTCCCCGTACAAGTCCATCAACGACCTCAAGGGGAAGTCCATCGCGGTGCCACGGGAAGTCACGTCGGCTTATAACCTGTTCGACTTCATGATGAGGAAGCAGGGCGTCTCCATCGAGAAGGACTTCCAGCTCAAGAAGCTCGGCGCCGCGGGCATCATCGCGGTGATGGAAAAGGGTGAGGTGGAGGCCGCGCTCCATTGGGAAGCGCACGTGACCCGGATGCTCGCCACGGGGAAATACCGCTCCATCGCCAAGCTGGGCGACGTGATCACCGAGGTCCTGAACAAGGATATCCACATGTTCGGCTGGGTGGGAGCTCAGGAGGCCTGGGCGAAGAAGAACCCCGGAGTTGTGGGCAAGATACGCGCCGCGTGGCAGGAGATGATCGCCGGCGTTCAGAACGACCCCGAGCACTTCCGGAAGTACGCCAAGAAGATTTTCGGGCTGGAGGGGAAGGAAGTGGTCGATCTCGGCTACGAGCGGGTCAGGCCTTTTCTGCTTCCCGCCGACTTCAAGTGGCCAAACCCGAAGAGTCTGGCGAATCAGAAACAGTATCTGAAGGACGGCATCGCGCTGGGTATTTTCCCCAAGGAGGCCGAGGCACAGATCGACGGTCTGTTCGTGCCCTAG
- the fbp gene encoding class 1 fructose-bisphosphatase encodes MVAGTTLTRHLIEEGGWRNDGADELRALLEPIALAGKILAREVDQAALAGTLGMAGDQNATGDMQKKLDVIGNDIVMDAFASCSVVAGIASEELDEPVVMSTSDDARYLVCTDPLDGSSNTDVNAPLGTIFGILRRPRQGELSGEEFLQPGSELVCAGYVLYGTSTLLVYTVGAGVHGFTLDRSVGEFVLSHHDIRCPEAGKIYSANVGRHKEWGAGVRKYLDYVTDKDKPTGRPHSLRYTGALVADLHRCLLDGGMYLYPGDPGSPNGKLRLLYECAPLACVAEQAGGAASTGLGRVLEVVPEAVHQRTPIAIGSAENVALYERFMAEE; translated from the coding sequence ATGGTGGCAGGCACTACGCTGACGCGACATCTCATCGAGGAAGGGGGATGGCGCAACGACGGAGCCGACGAACTGCGCGCGCTCCTGGAACCCATCGCTTTGGCGGGAAAGATCCTTGCCCGGGAGGTCGATCAGGCCGCCCTGGCGGGGACGCTGGGTATGGCCGGCGACCAGAACGCCACCGGCGACATGCAGAAGAAGCTCGATGTCATCGGCAACGACATCGTGATGGATGCGTTCGCGAGTTGCAGCGTGGTAGCGGGCATCGCGTCGGAGGAACTGGACGAGCCGGTGGTGATGAGCACGTCGGACGACGCGCGTTATCTTGTGTGCACCGATCCCCTGGACGGCTCCTCCAACACCGACGTCAACGCGCCCCTGGGCACCATCTTCGGCATCCTGCGGCGCCCCCGGCAGGGCGAGCTGTCCGGCGAGGAGTTCCTTCAGCCGGGTTCGGAACTGGTGTGCGCCGGCTACGTGCTCTACGGCACCAGCACGTTGCTGGTGTACACGGTGGGCGCCGGGGTGCACGGCTTCACCCTGGACCGGAGCGTGGGAGAGTTCGTCCTGTCCCACCACGACATCCGCTGCCCGGAGGCGGGCAAGATATACAGCGCCAATGTCGGACGCCACAAGGAGTGGGGCGCGGGGGTGCGGAAGTACCTGGACTACGTCACGGACAAGGACAAGCCCACCGGCAGGCCCCACTCGCTGCGCTACACGGGAGCGCTGGTGGCCGACCTGCACCGCTGCCTGCTGGATGGAGGGATGTATCTCTATCCCGGCGATCCGGGCAGCCCCAACGGCAAGCTGCGCCTGCTTTACGAGTGCGCGCCGCTGGCGTGCGTGGCGGAGCAGGCGGGGGGCGCTGCCAGCACCGGCCTCGGGCGCGTGCTGGAGGTGGTGCCGGAAGCCGTCCATCAGCGCACGCCCATCGCCATCGGCAGCGCCGAGAACGTGGCCCTATATGAACGATTCATGGCGGAGGAATGA
- a CDS encoding ABC transporter ATP-binding protein, translating to MAYVRIDQAVKFFSREDGSPLKVLDGISFDTKEYGITALLGPSGCGKSTLLNIITGLERLDHGQVEIISSGEDEKRAHPQLGYVFQDPRLLNWKRVDDNLRFALKGMEVPNKEWDERLDKYLSLVGLTDFRKQYPLYLSGGMRQRVGLARGLVIEPQVLLMDEPYSKLDQLTARQLREDTLQICSRLKQTALLVTHDVEESAYMGDRIVIFSARPARIAAVYENPLRSAERDTDDMRFIEFKKEVLETILNLVKEGA from the coding sequence TTGGCGTACGTACGGATTGACCAAGCTGTCAAATTCTTCTCCCGCGAGGACGGCTCGCCGCTGAAGGTGCTGGACGGTATCTCCTTCGACACCAAAGAGTACGGCATCACGGCGCTTCTCGGGCCATCGGGCTGCGGCAAGTCGACGCTGTTGAACATCATCACCGGCCTTGAGCGCCTCGACCACGGCCAGGTGGAGATCATCTCCAGCGGCGAGGACGAAAAGCGGGCACACCCGCAGTTGGGCTACGTGTTCCAGGATCCGAGGCTGCTCAACTGGAAACGCGTGGACGACAATCTGCGGTTCGCCCTCAAGGGCATGGAGGTGCCGAACAAGGAGTGGGACGAGCGGCTCGACAAGTACCTGTCGCTGGTGGGCCTTACGGACTTTCGTAAGCAGTATCCCCTCTACCTGTCCGGCGGTATGCGGCAACGGGTGGGTCTTGCCCGCGGGCTCGTGATCGAGCCGCAGGTGCTGTTGATGGACGAGCCCTACAGCAAGCTCGACCAGCTCACGGCGCGGCAGTTGCGGGAGGACACCCTCCAGATCTGTTCCCGGTTGAAGCAGACCGCCTTGCTGGTCACCCACGACGTGGAGGAATCCGCCTACATGGGGGACCGGATCGTGATTTTCTCCGCCCGACCTGCGCGCATCGCCGCGGTTTACGAGAACCCCCTCCGCTCCGCGGAGCGGGACACCGACGACATGCGGTTCATCGAGTTCAAGAAGGAAGTGCTGGAAACCATACTCAATCTAGTCAAGGAGGGAGCATGA